A single region of the Chitinophaga niabensis genome encodes:
- a CDS encoding sulfatase family protein: MKYMILVGCSLLIAFNSFAQTKKRPNIIMIMSDDHAQNAISTFHKGLTETPNIDRIGKEGLVFKRSYCTNSICAPSRAVIITGKFSHLNGHIDNNVRFDSSQQTFPKLLQQAGYQTALVGKWHLVSNPTGFNYWTVVPGQGQYYNPDFIKMDGKRERVEGYATNIITDKALNWLDGRDTTQPFCLLLYNKAPHRNWLPDTADFDKFRGRKYPLPPNFYDDYEGRTAAGLQEMTIANHMHLASDLKVDTSSDPNRPWQQRVSGTERMNAQQKAAWDREYDPITAAFKRDKLTGKALAEWKYQRYMEDYMRCIASVDRNVGRVLDYLDQHGLAENTIVIYTSDQGFYLGEHGWYDKRFMYEESLVMPMVMRYPTGIKKKGEVNEMVQNIDYAPTFLEYAGVKLPADLQGKSMKPLMEGKKTAWRDAIYYHYYEFPGEHKVRRHYGVRTDRYKLIHFYNDIDKWELYDLQKDPTEMKNVYGDPAYKAVEKELHQKLEALRKQYKDDSK, translated from the coding sequence ATGAAGTATATGATCCTCGTGGGCTGTTCGCTGCTGATAGCGTTCAATAGTTTCGCCCAAACAAAGAAAAGACCTAACATCATCATGATCATGTCTGATGATCATGCGCAGAATGCCATCAGTACTTTTCACAAAGGCCTGACGGAAACGCCGAACATAGACAGGATCGGAAAAGAGGGTTTAGTCTTTAAACGAAGCTATTGCACCAACTCTATCTGTGCGCCCAGCCGCGCGGTGATCATAACCGGTAAATTCTCTCACCTGAACGGGCATATCGACAACAATGTGCGGTTCGATAGTTCACAACAAACTTTCCCGAAGCTCTTACAACAGGCCGGTTACCAAACTGCCCTCGTAGGAAAGTGGCACCTGGTAAGCAATCCCACTGGTTTTAACTACTGGACGGTAGTGCCTGGTCAGGGACAGTATTACAATCCTGATTTCATTAAAATGGATGGAAAGCGGGAAAGGGTAGAAGGATATGCGACCAATATCATCACCGACAAAGCATTGAACTGGCTGGACGGGAGAGATACTACACAGCCTTTCTGCCTGTTGTTATACAATAAAGCACCCCATCGCAACTGGCTGCCGGATACCGCAGATTTCGATAAGTTCCGCGGCCGCAAATATCCTTTGCCGCCTAATTTTTATGATGATTATGAAGGACGCACGGCCGCTGGTTTACAGGAAATGACGATTGCCAATCACATGCACCTGGCGTCTGATCTGAAAGTAGATACCAGCAGTGATCCTAACCGGCCCTGGCAGCAAAGAGTATCCGGTACGGAAAGAATGAATGCGCAGCAGAAAGCTGCATGGGACAGGGAATATGATCCCATCACTGCAGCATTCAAAAGGGATAAGCTAACAGGTAAAGCACTGGCTGAATGGAAATACCAGCGTTACATGGAAGATTACATGCGCTGCATTGCTTCTGTAGACCGTAATGTTGGCCGCGTGCTGGATTACCTGGATCAACATGGCCTCGCAGAAAACACCATCGTTATCTATACTTCAGATCAGGGTTTTTATCTGGGAGAACATGGCTGGTACGATAAACGTTTTATGTATGAAGAATCTTTGGTGATGCCCATGGTGATGCGTTATCCCACTGGTATTAAAAAGAAAGGAGAGGTAAATGAAATGGTGCAGAACATTGATTATGCGCCCACTTTCCTGGAGTATGCAGGTGTGAAATTACCAGCCGACCTGCAAGGTAAGTCGATGAAACCTTTAATGGAAGGAAAGAAGACAGCCTGGCGCGATGCGATCTATTATCATTATTATGAATTCCCCGGAGAGCATAAAGTACGCAGGCATTACGGAGTGCGCACAGATCGTTATAAACTCATTCATTTCTATAACGACATTGATAAATGGGAGTTGTATGATCTGCAGAAAGACCCTACAGAGATGAAGAATGTGTATGGAGACCCGGCGTATAAGGCTGTTGAGAAAGAACTGCACCAAAAGCTGGAGGCATTGCGGAAGCAGTATAAGGATGATTCTAAATAA
- a CDS encoding TolC family protein has protein sequence MKSWNPSTALRAIMLVTAAMAILQPVQAQQDTARSYQFSLEECIQYALANQPKVQNARLSREASRERIRESTGKLLPHANITGSFTDNLKLQTSVIPDFANDPNNKIPVQFGTKYASAVTGQVNQTILNSDYFLGLKAAKVYDELSVRDLERTAIDTRVQVSNAYFNVLVSRESIRLVDANIVRLQKTLKDTRARYDEGVSERIDVDRMQVSFNNAETQRANLERLQQYSLDVLKFNMGMPLQSTLELEEDVKSFAGIRQMPDSQQYNIQDRPEYHMQRVQVELNRLDLKSKRLGIVPTLSAFINYGVNWFSPQFSDLYKIGYGNSAMGLTLNFPIFTGTERIHQVAQSRITLKQSENDLTNLSQQIQLEVRDAYTNYQNNATSLLTQEKNMALTQGVYDRVVLKFDQGVSSSLDVVSADNELKQAQSDYINALLDTLISKVKLDQAMGKIKVQ, from the coding sequence ATGAAAAGCTGGAACCCGTCAACTGCCCTCCGTGCAATAATGCTGGTTACTGCAGCCATGGCCATCCTGCAGCCTGTACAGGCCCAGCAGGATACTGCCCGCTCGTATCAATTTTCGCTGGAGGAGTGTATCCAATATGCCCTGGCCAATCAGCCGAAGGTGCAAAATGCCCGGTTAAGCAGGGAGGCTTCCAGGGAAAGGATCCGGGAAAGCACCGGGAAGTTATTACCCCATGCTAATATCACCGGAAGCTTTACAGATAACCTCAAACTTCAGACCTCCGTTATCCCGGATTTTGCCAACGACCCCAATAATAAAATACCCGTTCAGTTCGGTACAAAATATGCTTCTGCCGTTACCGGCCAGGTGAACCAGACCATCCTTAACAGCGATTATTTTCTCGGCCTCAAAGCCGCTAAAGTATACGATGAATTGTCTGTCCGTGATCTCGAACGTACCGCTATCGATACCCGTGTGCAGGTAAGCAATGCTTATTTCAATGTACTCGTGAGCCGGGAAAGTATCCGCCTGGTGGATGCCAATATCGTACGCCTGCAAAAGACACTGAAAGATACCCGTGCCCGTTATGATGAAGGTGTTTCCGAAAGGATAGATGTAGATCGCATGCAGGTGTCTTTTAATAATGCAGAAACCCAGCGCGCCAACCTGGAACGCTTACAGCAATATTCACTGGATGTATTGAAGTTCAATATGGGCATGCCCCTGCAAAGCACCCTCGAACTGGAAGAAGATGTGAAGTCCTTTGCCGGGATCCGTCAAATGCCGGACAGCCAGCAATATAATATCCAGGACAGGCCGGAGTATCATATGCAAAGGGTACAGGTAGAACTGAACCGGCTGGACCTGAAAAGCAAACGCCTGGGTATTGTACCTACTTTAAGCGCCTTCATTAATTATGGGGTAAACTGGTTTTCACCGCAGTTCTCCGATCTCTACAAAATCGGTTATGGTAATTCTGCCATGGGGCTTACCCTCAATTTCCCCATTTTTACGGGAACAGAGAGGATCCACCAGGTAGCGCAATCCCGCATCACGCTGAAGCAGTCTGAAAACGATCTCACGAATCTCTCTCAGCAGATCCAGCTGGAAGTGCGGGATGCTTACACCAATTACCAGAACAATGCCACTTCCCTGCTCACCCAGGAAAAGAACATGGCCCTCACGCAGGGAGTGTACGACAGGGTAGTATTGAAATTCGACCAGGGTGTATCCAGCAGCCTGGATGTGGTGTCTGCAGACAATGAATTAAAACAAGCGCAAAGCGATTATATCAATGCCCTCCTTGATACGCTGATCAGCAAAGTGAAATTGGATCAGGCCATGGGCAAGATCAAAGTACAATAA
- a CDS encoding glycoside hydrolase family 18 protein — MAFTKAGKERRKPVVIAYVGGYRGLIKDPASIEVEKLTHINYAFVDVKNGQAWLTNEATDSINFRTLNALKQRNPDLKILISIGGWSWSENFSDAVLTEKGQQLFAATAVDIVRKYKLDGVDIDWEYPGVPGEEGNIYRPEDKQNYTLMFKAIRLSLDSLEKETGKKYQLTTAVGGGQYFIDHTEMHIAQQYLDYVNIMTYDYKTNGKGIAGHHTNLYGSTKDSTEASADRSVRLYLRAGVPAEKLVMGVAFYGRGWTMPNGENKGLNRQALNSARSGGYTRLKDSLMVQGYDRHWDKRAKAPYLFHPVNNVFITYDDERSVKAKCKYVKKHKLGGVMFWEYSSDPKGYLLHAINQSF, encoded by the coding sequence ATGGCCTTCACCAAAGCAGGCAAAGAACGCAGAAAACCTGTAGTGATCGCCTATGTTGGCGGTTATCGCGGATTGATCAAAGACCCCGCTTCCATAGAAGTGGAAAAGCTCACCCATATCAATTACGCCTTTGTAGATGTGAAGAACGGCCAGGCCTGGCTCACCAACGAAGCCACAGATTCCATTAACTTCCGTACACTTAATGCCCTTAAACAAAGGAATCCTGATCTTAAGATATTGATTTCCATCGGTGGATGGTCCTGGTCTGAGAACTTCTCAGATGCCGTACTCACAGAGAAAGGCCAGCAGCTTTTTGCCGCCACGGCAGTGGATATCGTGCGGAAATATAAGCTGGACGGGGTGGACATTGATTGGGAATACCCTGGTGTGCCCGGCGAAGAAGGCAATATTTACCGCCCGGAAGATAAACAGAACTATACCCTCATGTTCAAAGCCATCCGCCTTTCACTGGATTCCCTGGAAAAAGAAACCGGTAAAAAGTACCAACTCACCACAGCAGTAGGCGGCGGCCAGTATTTCATTGATCACACAGAAATGCATATCGCCCAGCAATACCTGGATTATGTAAACATCATGACCTACGATTATAAAACAAATGGTAAAGGCATTGCCGGTCACCATACTAACTTATATGGTTCAACGAAAGATTCTACAGAAGCTTCTGCGGACCGTTCTGTAAGGCTATATCTCCGTGCCGGTGTACCAGCTGAGAAACTCGTGATGGGTGTTGCATTCTATGGCCGCGGCTGGACGATGCCCAATGGAGAAAACAAAGGCCTTAACCGCCAGGCCCTGAATAGTGCCCGCAGCGGAGGTTATACCCGTTTGAAAGACAGCCTCATGGTACAGGGATATGACCGTCACTGGGATAAACGTGCCAAAGCACCTTATCTCTTTCACCCGGTGAACAACGTTTTCATTACTTATGACGATGAACGTTCCGTGAAAGCAAAATGTAAGTATGTAAAGAAGCATAAGCTCGGCGGAGTGATGTTCTGGGAATATTCCAGCGATCCGAAAGGATATCTCCTGCACGCTATTAATCAGTCATTTTAA
- a CDS encoding energy transducer TonB, whose translation METTKLLHSDFIDILFDDRNKDYGAYALRRKYNKRVRNAVMGMSAIVVVVIGGYLISSNLIASDKKHEAYIPYEEPEMINPLEKKEEPPVYTPPPARQEPPPASQPTVAHTIFRVEPDENVRPDDEVPKVQDLEGKVIGVANADGDPNGVEFEVPDGLKGGKGAIVEGPKAVEKEKIHTSVEIMPEFPGGDAALNKFLRNNTNYPAMASESGISGTVFVKFVVDKNGEINNVIVEGARKGGGLEEEAMRVVKKMPKWRPGKQNGEAVAVYFNLPIRFTLADQ comes from the coding sequence ATGGAAACAACCAAACTCTTACACTCCGATTTTATCGACATCCTTTTTGATGATCGTAACAAAGATTATGGTGCCTATGCGCTGCGCCGGAAATACAATAAACGTGTGCGCAATGCAGTGATGGGGATGTCTGCCATTGTAGTAGTGGTCATTGGAGGGTACCTGATCAGTTCTAACCTGATCGCTTCTGACAAGAAACATGAAGCCTATATCCCTTATGAAGAACCTGAAATGATCAATCCCTTAGAGAAGAAAGAGGAGCCACCAGTTTATACACCTCCGCCGGCAAGACAGGAGCCGCCGCCAGCATCGCAGCCAACAGTAGCGCATACGATTTTCAGGGTAGAGCCGGATGAAAATGTAAGGCCTGATGATGAAGTGCCGAAAGTACAGGATCTGGAAGGTAAAGTGATAGGCGTGGCGAATGCAGATGGCGATCCTAACGGTGTGGAGTTTGAAGTGCCGGATGGCTTGAAGGGAGGAAAAGGTGCTATTGTGGAGGGGCCTAAAGCGGTTGAAAAAGAAAAGATACACACGTCTGTAGAGATCATGCCGGAGTTCCCTGGTGGAGATGCTGCTTTGAACAAATTCCTGCGCAACAACACTAACTACCCTGCTATGGCTTCTGAAAGCGGCATCTCTGGAACGGTGTTTGTAAAATTTGTTGTGGACAAGAATGGAGAGATCAATAATGTAATAGTTGAAGGTGCCAGGAAAGGAGGCGGATTGGAAGAGGAAGCAATGCGGGTGGTGAAAAAAATGCCGAAATGGAGACCGGGCAAACAGAATGGAGAGGCCGTAGCCGTATACTTCAACCTGCCCATAAGATTTACACTCGCTGATCAATGA
- a CDS encoding BamA/TamA family outer membrane protein, which yields MPQKAVAQTDTIPAQGKRWFKKFNTYVDSLKSRRYRDSVLFKLSRHNDPPPSTDDSSMIRSEQGFLPHTGKTIRRIYYRRVKVFGPRNINDTTFTTSMQLIHLANRLHFDSEEWLIRQSLFFRERDTVNAYEFADNERYLRNRPFIQDARILMVVTPFSDSVDVMVVTKDVFEYGLDLREASTTAVAAKVFNNNLFGAGQGLMFGFRWNNAFARPWGTEARYTKYNILGTFVDAAVGYTNLNTQLPLDSNVYEGSYYLQVERPLYRNSAKFAGGFSLSRNYSINIYGQPDSIFRDYAYKVLDVWTGYSFLNRFRNDGESENKANLAILGRYFNLKFDKNPSQPAFIKDPIYNNRHYYLGQLLLFKQDFFKTHQFFGFGRTEDIPYGYRMGLSAGWENWMDRKRFYTGLEGEKYWHTRLNGLLSIGGGISSFWQKNISEDMVISAKAAYYSRLMRFWKGAFRLFVNIDYLGNPNNYFYKPLDINMERGIWGYRDTKVSGFHRINLRSEGVYYSPWKIYGFKFNLFASVQASQVSFKNNYLLENPVYTGYGLGVRIRNENLQLNTFKLGAYYYPDAPPGQRNVYFEITTVVDFRFDIFAMRAPSFLQFR from the coding sequence ATGCCACAAAAGGCTGTTGCGCAAACGGATACTATCCCTGCGCAGGGCAAAAGGTGGTTCAAGAAATTCAATACATATGTGGACTCTCTGAAGAGCAGGCGTTACCGGGATTCTGTACTTTTTAAGCTTTCCCGGCACAATGACCCACCGCCTTCTACAGATGATAGCAGTATGATCAGGAGTGAACAGGGATTTTTGCCTCATACCGGCAAAACGATCCGTCGTATCTACTACCGCCGGGTAAAAGTGTTCGGCCCCCGGAACATCAACGATACCACCTTTACTACTTCCATGCAATTGATCCACCTGGCCAACCGCCTCCATTTTGATTCTGAGGAATGGCTGATCAGGCAATCTCTCTTTTTCCGGGAGCGGGACACCGTGAATGCCTACGAGTTTGCAGATAATGAAAGGTACCTCCGTAACAGGCCATTTATCCAGGATGCCCGGATCCTTATGGTGGTTACCCCTTTCTCGGATTCCGTGGATGTGATGGTGGTCACGAAAGATGTGTTCGAGTATGGTCTGGACCTTCGGGAAGCCAGTACCACCGCGGTTGCAGCAAAGGTGTTCAACAATAACCTCTTTGGAGCAGGGCAGGGCCTGATGTTCGGGTTCCGCTGGAATAATGCGTTCGCCCGGCCCTGGGGTACGGAAGCGAGATATACGAAATATAATATATTGGGAACCTTCGTGGATGCTGCTGTGGGGTATACTAATCTGAATACACAATTGCCGCTGGATAGTAATGTATATGAAGGATCTTATTACCTGCAGGTGGAAAGACCTTTATACCGGAACTCCGCAAAATTCGCCGGTGGTTTCTCCCTTTCAAGGAACTATTCCATTAATATCTACGGTCAGCCAGATAGCATATTCCGGGATTATGCTTATAAAGTACTGGACGTCTGGACGGGGTACAGTTTCTTGAACCGTTTCCGCAACGACGGGGAATCTGAGAACAAAGCTAACCTGGCTATCCTCGGGCGGTATTTTAACCTGAAGTTTGATAAGAACCCTTCGCAGCCGGCATTCATCAAAGATCCCATCTATAATAACCGGCATTATTACCTGGGGCAGTTATTACTTTTCAAACAGGACTTCTTCAAAACCCATCAGTTCTTCGGTTTCGGCCGCACGGAGGATATTCCCTATGGTTACAGGATGGGCTTGTCTGCCGGCTGGGAGAACTGGATGGACAGGAAACGTTTCTACACAGGGCTGGAAGGAGAGAAATACTGGCATACCCGGCTGAATGGCTTGCTGAGTATCGGCGGAGGCATCAGTAGTTTCTGGCAGAAGAATATTTCTGAGGATATGGTGATCAGTGCCAAGGCCGCTTATTACAGCCGCCTGATGCGTTTTTGGAAAGGCGCCTTCCGGCTCTTTGTGAACATCGATTACCTTGGCAATCCTAACAATTACTTCTATAAACCACTGGATATAAATATGGAACGCGGCATCTGGGGGTACAGGGATACCAAGGTGAGTGGTTTTCACCGGATCAATCTGCGTTCGGAGGGAGTATATTACAGTCCCTGGAAGATATATGGTTTCAAGTTTAATCTTTTTGCCTCCGTACAGGCTTCTCAGGTATCTTTCAAGAACAACTATTTACTGGAAAACCCTGTGTATACAGGATATGGGCTGGGTGTGAGGATCAGGAACGAAAACCTGCAATTGAACACTTTCAAACTGGGTGCATATTATTACCCGGATGCCCCTCCCGGCCAGCGCAATGTATATTTTGAGATCACTACCGTAGTGGATTTCCGTTTCGATATATTCGCCATGCGTGCCCCTTCTTTCCTTCAGTTCCGTTAA
- a CDS encoding family 20 glycosylhydrolase: MQLRFLFVCLLFSSFAQAQKTNGLTISWELVENGYQGKAQSLSTFTITNKTKKAFPASGWTIYYNFIRFVTPGEVAPGIEAGHINGHLYTLKPTAAFKGIAPGDSLKINIVSVAWVTNYTDAPDGPYIVWDQEPAKGYSFAEFKVIPSTQEKQLLRNANDKKSQTTAADIYQKNSGTKDIPAEELPAIFPAPRAYEKREGQYLLGPEITISADPAFTQEASFLAAELSKVFGKPAKLNNEKANIRITQAAIKDSYTLSIDDRGILITAPDAEGAFYGIQSLRSLLPAKATAAVTLQHVQVADAPRFPFRSFMLDVSRNFHAKAEIFRVLDVMALYKLNVFHLHMSDDEGWRIEIPGLPELTEIGGRRGHDLQELTAIQPSYGSGPDINNTTGSGFYTKADYIEILQYAKARHIKVIPEIEMPGHARAAIKSMDARYAKFIKAGNTAAANEYRLSDPDDKSQYRSVQEWKDNVMNVALPSTYKFLEKVVDELVAMHKAAGAPLDVIHMGGDETPAGVWEKSPVAQQLIKDNATLKNTDDLWYYFYDKVAQIVNKRGLQLYGWEEAGMRKTKKDGHTVMIANPDFGNRNFQLDVWNNVMGGGVEDLTYRLANAGYKVVLSGVSNYYFDMAYTRDYNEPGFYWGGYVDIDKPFYFIPFDLYKNAKEDGAGNPLPASTFIGKDRLTEYGQDNITGIQAALWSETVKTPAQLEYLLLPKLLGMAERAWAKDPSWAKEKEEAKATALYNEAWSVFANVVGKKELPRLAAWNGGYGYRIPTAGAVVEDGKVLANVQLPGLIIRYTTDGKEPTAKSPVYTAPIAQKGIIKLKVYDSVGRSGRTVTVQN, encoded by the coding sequence ATGCAGCTCAGATTTTTGTTTGTTTGTTTACTGTTCAGTTCTTTTGCCCAGGCTCAGAAAACCAATGGTTTGACCATCTCCTGGGAATTGGTAGAGAATGGTTACCAGGGGAAGGCACAGTCTTTATCCACGTTCACCATCACCAACAAAACGAAAAAAGCTTTTCCGGCTTCCGGCTGGACGATCTATTACAACTTCATCCGTTTTGTAACGCCGGGGGAAGTAGCACCCGGAATTGAAGCAGGGCATATTAACGGGCACCTGTATACTTTAAAACCAACGGCTGCTTTTAAAGGTATTGCTCCGGGAGATTCCTTAAAGATCAATATCGTTTCCGTGGCCTGGGTCACTAATTACACCGATGCGCCTGACGGGCCATACATTGTATGGGATCAGGAACCGGCAAAAGGTTATTCCTTCGCAGAGTTTAAAGTGATCCCTTCCACGCAGGAAAAACAATTGCTCCGGAATGCGAATGATAAGAAATCGCAGACCACCGCAGCAGATATTTACCAGAAGAACAGTGGCACAAAAGATATTCCGGCAGAAGAGTTGCCGGCTATTTTCCCGGCGCCGCGTGCTTATGAAAAGAGAGAAGGCCAATATCTGCTGGGTCCCGAAATAACGATCAGTGCCGATCCTGCTTTTACGCAGGAAGCTAGTTTCCTGGCGGCAGAATTATCCAAAGTGTTCGGCAAGCCTGCTAAGCTGAATAATGAGAAAGCCAATATCCGTATCACGCAGGCTGCTATAAAAGACAGTTATACATTGAGCATTGATGATAGGGGTATCCTGATCACTGCACCGGATGCAGAAGGTGCTTTTTATGGTATACAATCCCTTCGTTCTTTATTACCTGCAAAAGCTACGGCTGCTGTAACTTTGCAGCATGTACAGGTCGCAGATGCTCCCCGTTTTCCCTTCCGCTCTTTTATGCTGGATGTTTCCCGCAACTTCCATGCAAAGGCAGAGATCTTCAGGGTGCTGGATGTAATGGCATTGTACAAGCTCAATGTTTTTCACCTGCATATGAGTGATGATGAAGGATGGCGGATAGAGATCCCCGGCCTGCCTGAACTCACTGAAATAGGTGGGCGCAGGGGACATGATCTGCAGGAACTCACAGCCATACAGCCTTCTTATGGTTCCGGCCCTGATATCAACAACACCACCGGTTCCGGTTTCTACACAAAAGCAGATTACATAGAAATATTGCAATACGCAAAAGCAAGGCATATTAAAGTGATCCCTGAAATTGAAATGCCCGGTCATGCCCGTGCAGCGATCAAATCTATGGATGCACGTTATGCAAAGTTCATCAAGGCAGGCAATACCGCTGCCGCCAATGAATACCGCCTGAGCGATCCGGATGATAAAAGCCAGTACCGCTCTGTGCAGGAATGGAAAGATAACGTAATGAATGTAGCGCTTCCTTCTACCTACAAATTCCTGGAAAAAGTAGTGGACGAACTGGTAGCGATGCATAAAGCAGCAGGCGCTCCTTTAGATGTTATTCACATGGGTGGTGATGAAACACCTGCCGGCGTATGGGAGAAGTCTCCTGTAGCGCAGCAATTGATCAAAGACAATGCAACACTGAAGAATACGGACGATCTGTGGTATTATTTCTACGATAAAGTAGCGCAGATCGTGAATAAACGTGGATTGCAATTATATGGTTGGGAAGAAGCAGGTATGCGTAAAACAAAAAAAGACGGGCATACCGTGATGATCGCCAATCCTGATTTTGGTAACCGTAATTTTCAGCTGGATGTATGGAATAATGTAATGGGCGGCGGTGTGGAAGACCTTACTTACCGTTTAGCCAACGCAGGATATAAAGTAGTACTATCCGGCGTAAGCAATTATTATTTCGATATGGCGTATACACGTGATTATAATGAACCCGGTTTTTACTGGGGTGGTTATGTGGATATAGACAAACCTTTCTACTTTATTCCTTTCGATCTGTATAAAAATGCGAAGGAAGATGGAGCCGGTAATCCTTTACCTGCTTCCACCTTTATCGGGAAAGACCGTTTAACGGAATATGGACAGGATAATATTACCGGTATCCAGGCCGCCTTATGGTCTGAAACCGTTAAAACCCCTGCCCAGCTGGAATACCTGTTATTGCCCAAACTCCTGGGGATGGCAGAACGTGCCTGGGCAAAAGATCCTTCCTGGGCAAAGGAAAAGGAGGAAGCAAAGGCCACCGCTCTGTATAATGAGGCCTGGAGCGTTTTTGCGAATGTGGTGGGTAAAAAGGAACTGCCCCGGCTGGCAGCATGGAACGGGGGATACGGATATCGTATACCTACTGCAGGAGCTGTGGTGGAAGACGGAAAAGTTTTGGCCAACGTACAACTTCCCGGCCTGATCATCCGTTATACAACTGACGGGAAAGAGCCAACGGCTAAAAGTCCCGTTTATACGGCGCCGATAGCGCAGAAAGGGATCATAAAACTAAAAGTATATGATAGTGTGGGCAGAAGTGGCAGAACCGTTACCGTACAAAATTAA
- a CDS encoding sialate O-acetylesterase — MPRLLLTFFLLLCCGTWATAQIRLPAVIASNMVLQRNATVKLWGWAHAGEKVRVHTSWNNQLDSVVTTRDAKWSLDIKTPEAGGPYTITLQGRNLVKLENVLIGEVWVCSGQSNMEWSSLQGLQDVKAEFPTCADSRIRFFHIPTTTAAYPQDDCNATWVACDSNSLRAFSAVGYFFGKKLRQDLNIPIGLINTSWGGTPAEVWTPAPEVENDPVLKEAATKLTPSNGWPFTPGYTYNAMIAPITNFSIAGAIWYQGESNTGTASTYTKLMGTMISSWRKAWNKEFPFYFVQIAPYNYGQGTIKGALLREAQTETLKFPRTGMAVITDLVADTGNIHPTNKHDVGLRLANWALSDTYGKTGIAYKSPQFSQMEKKDNKIILHFDNAEDGLVLKGKKAAQFFIAGADHQFVPADVIVKGNTVTVSAKTVKEPEAVRFAFTNTAIGNIFNKAGLPVNPFRTDNWEEK, encoded by the coding sequence ATGCCACGTTTACTATTAACGTTCTTTCTTTTATTATGCTGCGGCACCTGGGCAACTGCTCAGATCCGCCTCCCCGCTGTGATTGCCAGTAATATGGTACTGCAGAGAAATGCTACTGTGAAACTCTGGGGCTGGGCGCATGCCGGTGAAAAGGTGAGGGTACATACTTCCTGGAACAATCAGCTGGATTCAGTGGTGACCACCAGGGATGCCAAATGGAGCCTTGATATTAAAACACCTGAAGCGGGTGGTCCTTATACCATTACCTTGCAGGGGCGTAACCTCGTGAAACTGGAAAATGTGCTTATCGGTGAAGTATGGGTATGCAGCGGCCAGAGCAATATGGAATGGAGCTCCCTGCAGGGACTGCAGGATGTAAAAGCTGAATTCCCTACCTGTGCAGACAGCAGGATCCGCTTCTTCCACATTCCAACTACAACAGCAGCTTACCCGCAGGATGATTGTAATGCTACCTGGGTAGCCTGTGATTCCAATTCATTAAGAGCATTCAGCGCCGTAGGGTATTTCTTTGGAAAGAAGTTAAGGCAGGACCTTAACATTCCGATCGGCCTTATCAATACCAGCTGGGGAGGTACACCCGCAGAGGTTTGGACGCCTGCGCCTGAAGTGGAAAATGACCCCGTCCTCAAAGAGGCTGCCACTAAACTCACACCGAGTAATGGCTGGCCGTTTACACCGGGTTATACTTATAACGCCATGATTGCGCCGATCACCAATTTTAGTATTGCAGGTGCTATCTGGTACCAGGGAGAAAGTAACACAGGTACCGCCAGCACCTATACAAAATTGATGGGTACCATGATCAGTTCCTGGCGCAAAGCATGGAACAAAGAATTCCCTTTTTATTTTGTACAGATCGCTCCTTATAATTATGGTCAGGGCACTATCAAAGGGGCACTGCTGAGAGAAGCACAAACAGAAACATTGAAGTTCCCGCGTACAGGTATGGCGGTTATTACAGACCTGGTAGCAGATACCGGGAATATCCATCCCACCAATAAACATGATGTAGGACTTCGCCTGGCCAACTGGGCACTCAGTGATACATATGGCAAAACAGGCATCGCCTATAAAAGCCCGCAGTTTTCACAAATGGAGAAAAAGGATAACAAGATCATCCTGCACTTCGATAATGCCGAAGACGGCCTGGTGCTGAAAGGTAAAAAAGCAGCGCAGTTCTTTATTGCCGGAGCAGATCACCAGTTCGTTCCTGCGGATGTTATTGTGAAAGGCAATACGGTAACAGTATCTGCCAAAACAGTGAAGGAACCTGAGGCAGTACGTTTTGCTTTTACGAATACGGCCATCGGGAATATCTTCAATAAAGCAGGTTTGCCGGTGAATCCATTCCGTACTGATAACTGGGAAGAAAAGTAA